A single window of Brachyhypopomus gauderio isolate BG-103 unplaced genomic scaffold, BGAUD_0.2 sc56, whole genome shotgun sequence DNA harbors:
- the LOC143488839 gene encoding uncharacterized protein LOC143488839: MTLQLHAGFILDMAKQGMSSIDISDVLSSQFGVQRGISARSVRMFCVEHGFFRTSRLSDSHLELEMARAINETGPSFGRKMMTGYLFTKGIHVAERRVGEVLRTTHPPYHEARRQGARNLNPVPYHAEYVGHKLHMDQNEKLVMFGVTHVVAVDGFSRKVVSHSTMPIKNNLIIYEEVYRPAVLAYGMWDQIRVDHGKEFYLSLFIQEMLSSFRHNTIRMPYLQTASTRNHIVERIWPEINGRINYPLKTALVQLVDQEAIDMEDSVEQYCVSNLTCRLSHIGVSRVVDTWNAHRIPGKGVPNHFAASGCPKQIAEELLPHASQAADLYREQLGSFLTRNSIFGMDPFSTTEDRASVERQFAETYPNISYLLEKTVNNDFTHFKDALLHLINLTKRFA; the protein is encoded by the exons ATGACTTTGCAGCTTCACGCTGGTTTTATTTTAGACATGGCAAAACAGGGCATGTCCTCCATTGATATCAGTGATGTGCTTAGTTCTCAGTTTGGGGTCCAGAGAGGGATTTCGGCCAGGAGTGTCAGAATGTTTTGCGTGGAACATGGATTTTTCCGTACAAGTCGACTATCAGATTCTCATTTGGAACTGGAGATGGCCAGAGCGATTAATGAG ACAGGGCCATCTTTCGGACGTAAGATGATGACAGGCTATCTGTTTACAAAGGGAATTCATGTTGCAGAGCGACGTGTTGGGGAAGTACTGAGGACAACGCATCCACCTTATCACGAAGCCAGGCGTCAA GGGGCACGTAACCTCAATCCCGTTCCATACCATGCGGAATATGTGGGCCACAAGCTTCACATGGATCAGAACGAGAAACTCGTAATGTTTGGGGTTACTCACGTTGTGGCAGTTGATGGTTTCAGCCGCAAGGTTGTTTCTCATTCCACTATGCCCATAAAAAACAACCTCATAATTTACGAGGAAGTGTACAG ACCTGCCGTCCTTGCTTATGGCATGTGGGATCAGATCAGAGTCGATCATGGCAAGGAGTTTTACTTGTCATTATTCATCCAGGAGATGCTGTCATCATTCAGGCATAACACAATACGGATGCCCTACCTACAAACCGCATCAACTAGG AACCACATTGTGGAACGCATTTGGCCAGAGATTAACGGACGCATCAACTACCCACTTAAAACTGCTCTTGTCCAGTTGGTGGATCAGGAAGCAATAGACATGGAGGACAGTGTAGAGCAATACTGTGTATCCAACCTCACCTGCAGATTGTCCCACATTGGTGTTAGCAGAGTTGTAGACACCTGGAATGCACACAGGATTCCAG GGAAGGGTGTTCCAAACCACTTTGCTGCAAGTGGGTGTCCTAAACAAATAGCAGAGGAGCTACttccacatgcatcacaagcaGCAGACCTGTACAGAGAGCAACTGGGATCCTTCCTTACAAGAAATTCCATATTTGGGATGGACCCTTTTTCAACAACAGAGGACAGGGCAAGCGTAGAGAGACAATTTGCAGAGACTTATCCAAACATTTCTTATTTATTAGAAAAAACTGTTAACAATGACTTCACCCATTTCAAAGATGCATTACTACATCTGATCAATTTAACAAAAAGATTTGCATGA